A single Agrobacterium vitis DNA region contains:
- a CDS encoding type IV secretion system lytic transglycosylase VirB1 codes for MLKAAGSFGIIFLMVQPSEAAPLSPADFSQLARECAPSVAPSTLAAIAKVESRSDPLVLHDNTTDETLHWTDQADARRSVEDRLVAGHSIDVGLMQVNSSNFAMLGLTSSNAFEPCASLSAAARLLVRHFTGGNTAQEEQLALRRAISAYNTGNLKRGFTNGYVRRVELAAQQLVPPLAQSAKNQDHDEQSPEEPWNVWRSYDNTRSAGGAGGSSGSPEPQEPNEHRTPEDDQVF; via the coding sequence GGCGGCAGGATCTTTCGGGATCATTTTTCTAATGGTCCAGCCAAGCGAGGCCGCGCCGCTCTCTCCGGCCGATTTCAGTCAGCTTGCTCGCGAATGCGCCCCTTCGGTTGCTCCATCTACGCTTGCAGCGATTGCCAAAGTCGAAAGCCGATCCGATCCACTCGTGCTTCATGACAATACTACCGATGAAACTCTTCACTGGACTGATCAGGCGGATGCCAGGCGAAGTGTGGAAGATCGTCTCGTAGCAGGGCATTCAATCGATGTCGGCCTTATGCAGGTGAACTCGAGCAATTTCGCGATGCTGGGTTTGACGTCTAGCAATGCATTCGAGCCCTGTGCGTCTCTATCAGCCGCGGCGCGACTGCTTGTACGGCACTTTACGGGCGGGAACACGGCGCAAGAAGAACAGCTCGCGCTTCGGCGAGCAATCTCGGCGTACAATACCGGCAATCTCAAGCGCGGCTTCACGAACGGATATGTGCGAAGGGTCGAGTTGGCGGCTCAGCAACTCGTGCCTCCACTGGCTCAGTCGGCGAAAAATCAAGATCATGATGAGCAGAGCCCAGAAGAACCGTGGAATGTCTGGCGTTCTTACGACAACACCCGCTCAGCAGGTGGGGCAGGCGGTTCATCTGGTTCGCCAGAGCCGCAGGAGCCGAATGAACACAGAACTCCGGAAGACGATCAAGTTTTTTGA
- the virB2 gene encoding pilin major subunit VirB2, with amino-acid sequence MACFEKYRVRSTLRCLRELVVRLAVTYLPSLSGAIGWSLLFSEPAAAQAAGGTDPATMVNNICTFILGPFGQSLAVLGIVAIGISWMFGRASLGLVAGVVGGIVIMFGASFLGQTLTGGGG; translated from the coding sequence ATGGCATGCTTTGAAAAATACCGCGTGCGTTCGACGTTGCGTTGCCTCAGGGAGTTGGTTGTGCGCCTGGCGGTTACTTACCTGCCGAGCCTCAGCGGCGCGATCGGCTGGAGTTTGCTTTTCTCTGAGCCAGCCGCTGCACAAGCGGCGGGCGGAACCGATCCCGCCACCATGGTCAACAATATCTGCACCTTTATTCTTGGTCCGTTTGGTCAATCGCTCGCAGTTCTTGGCATCGTAGCCATCGGCATATCATGGATGTTCGGTCGAGCTTCTCTTGGTCTCGTAGCTGGCGTCGTCGGCGGGATCGTTATTATGTTTGGAGCCAGCTTTCTCGGCCAAACGCTCACCGGGGGCGGCGGATGA
- a CDS encoding type IV secretion system protein VirB3 yields the protein MKDRLEEATLYLAATRPALFFGVPLTLAGLFMMLAGFLIVIVQNPLYEIVLLPLWLGARLVVERDYNAASVVFLFLQTAGRSVDSHTWGGASVSPNPIRVPPRGRGMA from the coding sequence ATGAAGGACCGTCTCGAAGAAGCCACACTCTATTTAGCGGCGACGAGACCTGCATTGTTCTTTGGCGTGCCGCTTACGCTGGCTGGATTGTTCATGATGTTGGCTGGCTTTCTTATCGTTATTGTCCAGAATCCGCTCTACGAAATCGTTCTCTTGCCGCTGTGGCTTGGAGCCCGGCTCGTCGTAGAGCGCGACTACAACGCCGCAAGTGTGGTCTTTCTGTTTCTCCAGACGGCGGGGAGAAGTGTTGACAGCCATACGTGGGGCGGGGCGAGTGTCAGTCCCAACCCAATCAGAGTGCCGCCGCGAGGAAGAGGAATGGCGTGA
- a CDS encoding VirB4 family type IV secretion/conjugal transfer ATPase: MFGTNGATERSGEIYLPYIGHLSDHVVLLEDGSILTMAHISGVPFELEEVEVRNARCRAFNTLFRNIADDNVSVYAHLVRHNDVQAPPPRHFRSGFASNLSETFEQRVLAGKLFRNDYFLTLMVYPRTALGKVGSRFTRLYGKNAGDLAHQIRHLEDLWNVVAGALDAYGLRRLGIREKNEVLFTEIGEALRLIMTCRFSAVPVVSGSLGASIYTDRVICGKRALEIRTPKDHYVGSIFSFREYPAKTRPGMLNTLLSSNFPLVLSQSFSFLTRAQAHAKLSLKSNQMTSSGDKAVTQIGELAQAEDSLASSEFVMGSHHLSLCVYADHLHTLADHGASARTSLADVGAVIVQESIGIEAAYWSQLPGNSRWRTRPGAITSRNFAGLVSFENFPGGRTSGHWGGAVARFRTNGGTPFDYIPHENDVGMTAIFGPIGRGKTTLMTFILAMLEQSIANRSGTLVFFDKDRGGELLVRATGGTYLTLPRGVPSGLAPLRGLENTASARDFLREWIVALIESDGRGGISPEENRRLERGIQRQLSFEPNMRSLVGLREFLLHGPSEGAGARLQRWCRGNALGWAFDGESDEVKLDPSITGFDMTHLLEYEEVCAPAAAYLLHRIGAMVDGRRFVMSCDEFRAYLLNSKFAAVVDKFLLTVRKNNGMLILATQQPEHVLDSPLGASLVAQCMTKIFYPSPTADRSAYIDGLKCTEREFQAIREDMAVGSRKFLLKRESGSVVCEFDLRDMPEYVAVLSGRANTVRLAEQLRETYGGDPSAWLEKFMTRYHEAQD; the protein is encoded by the coding sequence ATGTTCGGAACAAATGGAGCGACCGAGCGATCTGGTGAAATCTACCTGCCTTACATTGGACACCTCAGCGACCATGTCGTCCTTTTGGAGGACGGCTCCATCTTGACCATGGCACATATCAGTGGTGTGCCCTTCGAACTGGAGGAGGTTGAAGTCCGAAATGCGCGCTGCCGTGCCTTCAACACGCTCTTTCGCAATATCGCCGACGACAACGTCTCGGTGTATGCCCATCTTGTCCGTCATAACGATGTGCAGGCACCGCCCCCAAGGCATTTTCGAAGCGGCTTCGCTTCGAACCTAAGCGAAACGTTCGAGCAACGTGTTCTCGCCGGCAAGCTTTTTCGGAACGACTACTTTCTCACACTCATGGTATATCCTCGCACTGCTCTCGGCAAAGTGGGAAGTAGGTTCACCAGGCTGTATGGGAAGAACGCTGGCGATCTTGCACATCAGATCCGGCATCTGGAGGACCTTTGGAATGTTGTCGCTGGCGCGCTTGATGCCTATGGTCTCCGCCGCCTTGGTATCCGAGAAAAAAACGAGGTGCTTTTCACGGAGATTGGTGAGGCCCTCCGGCTGATAATGACTTGTCGCTTTTCAGCGGTCCCCGTCGTTAGCGGTTCGCTTGGCGCCTCCATCTATACTGATCGAGTCATTTGCGGCAAACGTGCCTTAGAGATTCGAACGCCGAAAGATCACTACGTCGGATCAATTTTCTCATTCCGTGAATATCCCGCGAAGACGCGGCCTGGTATGCTCAACACGCTACTGTCCTCAAATTTTCCGCTGGTTTTGAGCCAGAGTTTCTCTTTTCTCACTCGCGCGCAGGCTCACGCCAAGCTCAGTCTTAAGTCAAACCAAATGACCAGCTCCGGTGACAAAGCAGTCACCCAGATTGGCGAACTCGCGCAAGCAGAGGACTCATTGGCAAGTAGCGAATTCGTGATGGGTTCGCATCATCTCAGTCTTTGCGTCTATGCCGACCATCTCCATACTCTTGCTGACCATGGGGCGAGCGCCCGAACAAGCCTGGCGGATGTAGGAGCGGTTATTGTCCAGGAGAGCATTGGAATAGAGGCTGCGTACTGGTCTCAGCTTCCAGGAAACAGCAGATGGCGTACGCGTCCTGGGGCTATCACCTCGCGCAACTTCGCAGGACTGGTCTCCTTCGAAAATTTCCCAGGCGGGAGGACTTCAGGCCATTGGGGTGGTGCCGTTGCACGCTTCCGGACGAACGGCGGGACTCCCTTCGACTATATTCCGCATGAGAACGACGTTGGCATGACGGCAATATTCGGGCCTATCGGTCGAGGAAAAACGACACTTATGACCTTTATCCTGGCGATGCTCGAGCAGAGCATAGCCAATCGCAGTGGCACGCTCGTCTTCTTCGATAAGGATCGTGGCGGTGAACTGCTGGTGCGCGCTACCGGAGGGACTTATCTCACGCTGCCTAGAGGTGTGCCAAGCGGCCTTGCACCTTTGCGCGGCCTGGAGAATACAGCATCGGCGCGCGATTTCCTCCGCGAGTGGATCGTGGCGCTGATTGAGAGCGACGGCAGGGGCGGAATTTCACCGGAAGAAAATCGCCGGTTAGAGCGCGGTATCCAACGGCAGTTATCGTTTGAGCCGAACATGCGGTCGCTTGTGGGCCTACGAGAATTCTTGTTGCACGGGCCGTCTGAAGGTGCAGGAGCCAGATTGCAGCGGTGGTGCCGGGGGAATGCGCTTGGCTGGGCGTTTGACGGCGAGTCTGATGAAGTGAAGCTAGATCCTTCGATTACGGGCTTCGATATGACTCACCTCCTTGAATATGAGGAGGTATGCGCGCCAGCCGCGGCATACCTTTTGCATCGAATAGGCGCCATGGTTGATGGCCGGCGGTTCGTTATGAGCTGCGACGAGTTTCGCGCCTACCTGCTGAACTCGAAATTCGCAGCAGTCGTCGACAAGTTCCTGCTGACTGTTCGTAAGAATAACGGAATGCTAATTCTCGCGACACAGCAACCTGAGCACGTGCTTGATTCCCCGTTGGGCGCCAGCCTCGTCGCACAGTGCATGACAAAGATCTTCTATCCATCACCCACGGCCGACCGGTCCGCCTATATAGACGGGTTGAAGTGCACAGAGCGAGAATTTCAAGCTATCCGCGAGGACATGGCAGTCGGCAGTCGCAAGTTCCTGCTTAAGCGCGAGAGCGGAAGTGTCGTTTGCGAATTTGATCTTCGCGACATGCCCGAATACGTTGCTGTGCTGTCCGGGCGGGCCAATACGGTGCGTTTGGCGGAACAGTTGCGCGAGACCTATGGAGGGGATCCCTCTGCCTGGCTCGAAAAATTCATGACGCGCTACCATGAAGCACAGGATTGA
- the virB5 gene encoding pilin minor subunit VirB5 has protein sequence MKTTKLAINALFICLLLSGTARAQFVVSDPPTEAETLTTAINTAANLEQLITMVTMLTSSFGVTGLLSALDQKNQYPSPNQLDREMFSPQMPASTTARAITLDADRAVVGNDAEGSLLREQIAGAANAAGVAADNLDAMDKRLTANSETATQLSRSRNIMQATVTNGLLLKQIHDAIIQNIQATSLLTMTTAQAGLHEAEEAVAQRKEHQATALMFGAASLH, from the coding sequence ATGAAAACCACGAAGCTTGCAATAAACGCACTATTCATATGCCTGCTTCTGTCGGGGACCGCCAGAGCACAGTTTGTTGTCAGTGATCCTCCGACGGAGGCCGAAACGCTGACAACGGCCATCAATACCGCGGCGAACCTCGAACAGTTGATCACGATGGTGACAATGTTGACATCGTCGTTTGGCGTCACCGGCCTGTTGTCCGCGCTCGATCAGAAGAACCAATATCCTTCTCCCAATCAACTCGACAGGGAAATGTTTTCGCCCCAGATGCCCGCTTCGACAACGGCGCGTGCGATCACCTTGGATGCCGACCGGGCAGTCGTGGGTAACGACGCTGAAGGAAGTCTCCTGCGCGAACAGATTGCGGGCGCTGCAAATGCTGCCGGTGTCGCTGCTGATAATTTGGATGCAATGGACAAGCGCCTTACGGCAAATTCTGAGACAGCGACCCAGCTCTCCCGTTCACGCAACATTATGCAGGCAACTGTCACCAACGGGTTGCTTCTCAAACAGATCCACGATGCAATTATCCAAAACATTCAGGCAACCAGCCTGTTGACGATGACCACAGCACAGGCAGGCCTGCACGAAGCTGAAGAGGCGGTGGCCCAACGAAAGGAACACCAGGCAACTGCGCTCATGTTTGGCGCGGCTTCGCTTCATTGA
- a CDS encoding type IV secretion system protein, protein MNFSIPAPFTAIHTIFDLAFTVGLDTLLGDIQRAVSAPLVACVTLWIIVQGILVMRGEMEARSGITRVIMVSIVGALVVGQADYHDYIASVFEDTIPNFIRRFSVSGLPLETIPAQLDTMFSLTQVAFQKIASEIGPMNDQDILAFQGAQWIFYGTLWTAFGIYDAVGILTKVLLAIGPLFLVGYLFDRTRDMAAKWIGQLVTYGILLLLLNIVATIVILTEATALAVMLGVVTSAGTTAAKIIGLYEIDMFFLTGDALIVALPAIAGNIGGSYWSGATQAAGSLNRHFARVVRR, encoded by the coding sequence ATGAATTTTAGCATTCCAGCGCCTTTCACGGCGATACACACGATTTTCGATCTCGCCTTTACAGTCGGACTGGACACTTTGCTTGGGGATATTCAACGGGCAGTGAGCGCACCTCTCGTGGCTTGCGTGACACTGTGGATCATAGTCCAGGGCATCCTTGTAATGCGTGGAGAGATGGAGGCACGCAGCGGCATTACTCGGGTTATCATGGTATCGATCGTCGGTGCCCTTGTCGTTGGGCAAGCAGACTATCATGATTACATCGCCTCGGTTTTCGAGGATACGATTCCAAACTTCATTCGGCGGTTCAGTGTCAGTGGTCTTCCTTTGGAGACCATCCCCGCCCAACTCGACACGATGTTCTCGCTAACACAGGTAGCCTTCCAGAAGATTGCTTCTGAGATCGGGCCGATGAACGACCAAGATATCCTCGCCTTTCAAGGCGCACAATGGATCTTCTACGGAACGCTTTGGACGGCGTTTGGAATTTACGATGCAGTCGGAATTCTCACCAAGGTGCTGCTGGCGATCGGCCCATTGTTCCTGGTGGGCTATCTCTTCGATCGCACCAGAGATATGGCAGCGAAATGGATCGGCCAACTTGTCACCTACGGGATACTTCTTCTTCTACTGAACATAGTGGCGACTATTGTGATTCTGACGGAAGCGACCGCGCTCGCAGTAATGTTGGGAGTGGTCACTTCTGCCGGCACGACCGCCGCCAAGATAATCGGCCTTTACGAGATCGATATGTTCTTCCTGACGGGAGATGCTCTGATCGTCGCACTTCCGGCAATCGCTGGAAATATTGGAGGTAGCTACTGGAGCGGTGCGACGCAAGCTGCAGGTAGCCTAAATCGCCATTTCGCCCGGGTAGTCCGCCGTTAG
- a CDS encoding type IV secretion system lipoprotein VirB7, translated as MRYCLLFLILGLASCQSHDQLASPKGPIFPLNVGRWQPAQPDLQPGNAGGANEGP; from the coding sequence ATGAGATATTGTCTGCTCTTTCTGATCCTCGGCCTGGCGTCTTGTCAATCACATGACCAGTTGGCGAGCCCCAAGGGGCCCATATTCCCGCTGAACGTCGGGCGATGGCAGCCTGCTCAGCCGGACCTTCAGCCTGGAAACGCGGGAGGAGCAAATGAAGGACCCTGA
- a CDS encoding type IV secretion system protein VirB8: MKDPEHALLVEREALADHYKQVQAFQSARAKSARRISRALGAMAIVAVVGNVAQAFAIATMVPLNKLVPVYLWVRPDGTIDSEVSISRLPATQEQAVINASLWEYVRLREGYTADTAQYAYDLVSDFSAPTVRQDYQQFFNYPNPSSPQTIIGKRGKLEVDHIGSNEIMPGVQQIRYKRALLIDGQTPIVTTWTATVRYEKLTNLPSRLRLTNPGGLIVTSYQTSEDTVSNATRSQQ, encoded by the coding sequence ATGAAGGACCCTGAACATGCCCTGCTGGTAGAGCGGGAAGCATTGGCGGACCACTATAAGCAAGTACAAGCGTTTCAATCTGCGCGTGCCAAATCAGCTCGGCGAATTTCCAGAGCCTTGGGCGCTATGGCAATTGTCGCGGTCGTGGGAAATGTGGCGCAGGCTTTCGCTATCGCCACGATGGTCCCACTGAACAAACTTGTGCCAGTCTATCTGTGGGTACGCCCTGACGGTACGATTGACAGTGAAGTGTCTATTTCGCGCTTGCCTGCAACGCAGGAGCAAGCAGTTATTAATGCATCTTTGTGGGAGTATGTCCGTCTGCGCGAAGGCTATACGGCGGATACAGCCCAATATGCCTATGATCTGGTCTCGGACTTCAGTGCTCCAACTGTGCGCCAAGATTATCAGCAATTCTTCAACTATCCCAATCCAAGCTCGCCCCAAACCATAATCGGCAAGCGCGGAAAGCTGGAAGTCGACCATATCGGCTCAAATGAGATCATGCCGGGTGTGCAGCAGATCCGTTACAAACGCGCCCTCCTCATAGACGGGCAGACTCCCATAGTAACCACCTGGACCGCAACAGTCCGCTATGAAAAACTGACGAACTTGCCAAGCCGACTGAGGCTGACCAATCCAGGCGGTTTAATTGTCACCTCCTATCAAACCTCGGAAGATACGGTTTCGAACGCGACGCGGAGCCAGCAATGA